The uncultured Desulfobulbus sp. genome window below encodes:
- a CDS encoding hydrogenase iron-sulfur subunit: MNNNDTKPLNILLFVCNWGAHAAFLTLQDQRRPIPNEIRMVRTPCTGRIDRAMMIKAFAKGADGMAIVGCEPGTCRYGSGTATSQRNTEDAKKVLDIMGLGGERIRFAAFLPEQSEDLLSFLQEFSSQIRELGPAGIQEAPVVPVSDATTRKQELQQLVETYDIHACQDCGKCTSACPLALIGKPFSPRAIASAVITGGIHAEGVQENAWSCLTCGICYERCPSAVNFPAFIKELRHLYRQTELPGREVHGGIFHSLMRSQTSPDIVPKRWTNLPEEIRIDPQSPILYFGGCAPYYDIFFGKHMEVETNQILLDSLRLLNFFDVTPRLLPDEKCCGHDLLWSGDKENFMRLAHLNVDKLNELGIETVITTCPECYHTLHTTYAEQGLKPNFKVVHLYDFLEEQLDKGAVGFDAFPHEITFQDSCRLGRIEGRVDLPRKLLKRLKPKAFTEMKESGNASVCCGNCAWTGCDAYSKAMQVKRLEQAHATGSDMVVTACPKCQIHLKCAMEDPYRREELSIELMDLTSVIAQTIRWE, encoded by the coding sequence ATGAATAATAACGATACAAAACCATTGAATATACTGCTTTTTGTCTGTAACTGGGGAGCGCATGCCGCCTTTTTGACCCTCCAGGATCAACGGCGTCCCATCCCCAACGAAATCCGGATGGTGCGGACTCCCTGTACGGGTCGTATTGACCGGGCCATGATGATCAAGGCATTTGCCAAAGGCGCGGATGGTATGGCGATTGTTGGTTGTGAGCCGGGAACCTGCCGCTATGGCAGTGGAACCGCTACATCACAGCGCAACACCGAAGATGCAAAAAAAGTTCTTGATATCATGGGACTTGGTGGAGAGCGTATACGCTTTGCTGCCTTTTTACCGGAACAGTCCGAAGATCTGCTCTCTTTTCTTCAGGAGTTCAGCTCCCAGATCCGTGAGCTTGGCCCCGCAGGGATTCAGGAAGCGCCAGTGGTGCCAGTCTCCGATGCCACCACCCGCAAGCAGGAGTTACAGCAACTGGTTGAAACCTATGATATCCATGCCTGCCAGGACTGTGGCAAGTGTACCTCGGCCTGTCCTCTTGCCCTTATCGGGAAGCCGTTCTCTCCGCGTGCCATTGCCTCGGCTGTGATCACAGGCGGCATCCATGCAGAAGGTGTTCAGGAGAACGCCTGGAGCTGCCTGACCTGCGGTATCTGTTACGAGCGCTGTCCTTCTGCGGTCAATTTTCCTGCATTTATCAAGGAACTGCGCCACCTGTACCGTCAGACCGAATTGCCTGGCCGTGAAGTCCATGGGGGGATCTTCCATTCGCTGATGCGTTCCCAGACCTCACCTGATATCGTGCCCAAACGCTGGACCAACCTGCCGGAGGAAATTCGGATCGATCCCCAGAGCCCGATTCTTTATTTTGGTGGTTGTGCCCCCTATTACGATATCTTTTTTGGTAAGCACATGGAGGTGGAAACCAACCAGATCCTGCTTGATAGTCTGCGCCTCTTGAACTTTTTTGATGTTACGCCGCGCCTGCTGCCCGATGAGAAATGCTGCGGTCATGACCTGCTCTGGTCCGGCGATAAAGAAAACTTCATGCGGCTTGCCCACCTCAATGTGGACAAACTCAATGAGCTTGGTATAGAAACGGTGATCACCACCTGTCCCGAGTGCTATCACACCCTGCATACAACCTATGCAGAGCAGGGGCTCAAACCCAACTTTAAGGTAGTCCATCTCTATGACTTCCTTGAAGAGCAGCTGGATAAGGGGGCGGTTGGTTTTGATGCCTTTCCCCATGAGATTACCTTTCAGGATTCCTGTCGGCTTGGGCGCATCGAGGGCAGGGTAGATCTTCCGAGAAAACTGCTCAAACGCCTCAAACCCAAGGCCTTCACCGAGATGAAAGAATCCGGCAATGCCTCGGTCTGTTGCGGTAACTGTGCCTGGACCGGTTGCGATGCCTACTCCAAGGCCATGCAGGTCAAACGATTGGAGCAGGCCCATGCAACCGGCAGCGATATGGTTGTGACCGCCTGTCCTAAATGTCAGATTCATCTTAAATGTGCCATGGAGGATCCCTATCGGCGTGAGGAACTCAGTATTGAGCTGATGGACCTGACTTCGGTGATTGCGCAGACCATACGCTGGGAATAA